The DNA window AATATCCCTAAAGTGCATGAGCAGATATAAGTAAATCTTTTATTCTATTAGATTAGACGCAAAGTGGTTAATCGTGttttataattatatttcattgcatattatatatttttactCAATATgtaatttatgatttttctgtttaatatcacataataaaattgtcatacttcaattcttatactacaaaatactaaataataattattaactaTCTTAATTATAGGTATTAAACTCCCGTGCATGGCGCGGGCTTTTTcccctagtatatatatatatatataaagatgAGCTTAGAGGACGGATCCCAGGTCGTAAATAATTCGTTTGTGATGACTAATGTAAAGATAACTAATTAATTTATTATTTGAACTAGGTGATGGACACAGGGGGTAATTTATAACATAACCAACCATTGTCACCTTGTGTGTTATATAGTGCAAGATTTGTGGTAGCATGGCACTTAATAAGAATTTCGTGATAAATCTAACTAACTTGAATAGGAGGGATGCTTGGCATGAATTTTGTATGTCTCCATGTCCTTTACAAATTTGGGGATAAATAGTGGTTTCCAGAGGTCATGGGTTTCTAATTGTTAGGTGGTAGGAGAGATGCTTTTATAAATTAATCAAATGAGAGATCTCTTTTCAATGTATCAATAACCAATTTTTTTACTGCTTATAACTGCAAAAACTACGGTGACTATCACCTTCATATTAATCTTCTCTTTTTCAGTTATTTTTTAACCGAAAGATGTTGATTCTAAAAAATCTATGGCGTTTGAAGGAGGTTTTGGCTTTTCGGAACTTCTATACCAAAATTAGTTGACTAAGCATTCAAAGAggttatcctttttttttcggAGTGCAAATATGTTGTTGTCAAACAGCTTTTAAAAGCCAAAGCAAACACTTTGAAACCTGTAAATAACACTTTAATTTATTCATGGCCCATGGATAATGTGTTTGCAGTGTCCACCACCGGAGGTGAATCTGACGACTACTTGTGTAAGCCCCCCTGCAGAAGTAAATTCATGTGAGTACCTCTtaagtattttttttcctccttttatACTACATAATCTTGGCTGAAGCTTTAGGGTAATACTTTTAAGCCATTCATCTACAGGTCAAGATGGAGAAATTGCTATAATTGACGAAGCATTGAGCAAGGTGAGGCAAATACGTGGACTGAGTTATGATGCTACTGAAACTTGGACTATTTCTGGAGAAATCCTAAGTCATCATCGTGGCGTAGATTTTATTCGGAAGGGACAAGGGGTAGTTGGGAGAGCATTCTCATCCAAAAGTGCATGCTTTTGTAGGGATGTAGGACAATTAAGCATAACAGAGTACCCGTTGGTACCCAATGCACGACACAATGGGGACTCTGCCTGTTTTGCAGTTTGTTTGCAGAGCTCTTGCCCAAACAATTGCATTTACGTACTGGAGTTCTTTTTACCTAcaaatgaagaagatgaagatgaagatgaagcagACACTAGGGATCCTAGGACATTGTTGAACAGCATAATGGAGACATTGAAAGAACACCTCGGAAGTTCTTTTAAGATTGCTTCAGGACAAGAATTGGGGCAGAAATTGACTGTTGAGGTTATAAAGGTCTCTCCAGAGGATGAATATTCTTTTGAAATCTGCAGTACTACTGGCACCGAATCTCAACCTAGGCTTGAAGAAGCACAAGGAGGAGACGGAATGATGCAACTCGATTTCTCATCTCAACAAGTTGATACTGCAAATGCTTATATAAATGTACAGCAGACTGGGATTTTTGGATCTCCACCTAGACCAGAGCACGAGCAGGGCCTTGTCAACATATCATATCAAGAATTAAATCTTGCAGCAGTTGATGTTGCGCACAATTCTACGAATGGTATTTATGAACAGCAAAATGGAATTGTTAGATCTCCAAGTACAACTGGACAGGAGCTCGTGCAAAACATGGTCAGCATAGAACATGATGAACCAATTGTGGAAGATCCTCAAAGAGATGGTGCTAGTATAGAACAGAGGGACAATGAAGTGACTAATTTAAAAGTGCCAAAGCCTAGTTGTACTTTAAAAAGCGACCTTGGAATTACTCGTGAGGTTCTTGAACAAAATTCCACGAGGAAACTTGAAGATGCTGCAAAACATATTGGAGGTAATTCTTAACTGTAGCACTTCTCTAGATCAGAATTGTATTCAAATGTTGTAAAGGCTTTTTCCTTAACTGAAGTTTTCCTTTTTGAAATCTGCAGTTAGTCGATCTACATTGAAGCGTATATGTAGGGAGTACGGTATTAAGAGATGGCCACCTCGTAAAGCAAGAAAGGTTAGTCAAGCATTTGCTGTACAGAAAACTGTTCAACCTTCTACGGAAGATACTCATGAACACCACCGGTCAGATGCAACGAGGGTAGAAGATGATAATGGCATGTGGGTGAAGGCAGAATATCAAGGGCGCATGATAAAGTTCAGACTTCCATTTTCTGCCCGTAAAATCGATTTGGAGGAAAACGTAGTACAGCGACTGAATGTAGCCATGGGGAGTTTTATAATTGAGTATCaggatgaagatgatgatcgGATATGGATAACCTGTGATGGAGATCTGAGAACGTCTATGAGCACATTGAGCTCATTAGGTAGGACTACAATCAAAATGTATATTGTTGAGGACAGTCCAAGTAAGAGAGATCAATAGATTTTTAAGAATTATATACTGAAAAGTCGAGCAGGAGGGGAAAGGAGAGTTAGGAGCTCGGAAGGGAGCAATATTGATATCAATATTATACTTTTTTTGTATCCATATTAAATATTACTGCACTGCATGGCTAAAGTCAATTGATTTTAACATAGAGTACGCTGAACTTTGGATATATAACCaagttaatattttattttattttagaatGACAATAGCGTTTTCAAATTGGGATATTTCAATTGGGTGGCTAAATCAAGTTGAttatcaaacaaacaaaactttCATCAGCTTAAGCTTTTGAGCCTTCAAGTTTAAGACTTCCACTTCCAATTTTATTATTGGCCTTAAGGCTCAGTTGCAACCGGCAAGTTTTGGGCTTTATGGTCAAAGGTGGGGGTCCAGCAAGGAGCTTAAGTGGGTTGTTGGTAGTCAGGTGTCTAATATGGGGggaaaaaattggacaaaaaatTGGAAAGCCATTAGCAAACGAttaaggaaacaaaattctTGTCATCGGATTGTAGTTCTTTATGCACcaacaaccccccccccccccccctcccccccaaaaaaaaaagaaggaagaagaataACCTGTAGTTGGCAGAAAGGGGGAACAAGAATAACAGAATACTAGCAGGCTACAAACAAGTTATCTATTAATTAATGGTCATCTATTAATTATCTCCACAGCCTCGTAttcattttcattcttttcacCAGTCTAGCAAGTTATCTCCACAGCTTATATGCCGTTGACAATGATGGGTACAAAGCAGATGCAGAATTACTAGCTAGTCCAGAAGAATGAAAGGTCTATGCACGTTTGTGTCCTTTTGTATATTCAGCAGTCGCTAATGGAAGACCAAAACTTGTGCATGGagcaaagaaaggaaaaagtgTAATAAATTAAAGCATCTGCTGCACATTCTTGTCTCAagggaaattaaaaaaaaaaaaaaacaaatggaatttaatcaagaaattggttgttttgggtCCCAAAGCCCCAAAAACTCGTGGTTATAACTTATGACTGGTTGTTGTGTATGGATCTAGATTTAGATGCCTTCAATTCGGagattttttttccccattcATTGATCATTGGTTAGCAATCACTAGTCACTTTTTCACGTACCTGCTCGATTACAAGAACGAAAAGGACTATACATTCTTTTATGCGTACATGTTCTAGGAGCTATGCTAACTATATGTGTATGATGTGCTGATACTTTATGTGGcagaaattttcaaattttcgtTAGCATTTTTGTCAAAGGATGTAAACTCCAAATGTTAAAGATTCATAATTGGCTTAAACAATAATTGATGTGCTTAGAATTGGAGCTTTTCAGAAAAGAAATTATACAATTCATAGCGTACTGTTTTTTAATTATTGGAACACGTAGGATTTCAAGACGGAGCGATACTTTCTTTTGCCATTGAGAAAACAGTTCTAAAACAGCCATTAAAAGGAGACATAATAACTAAATGATAAAGGAAAATACTAGAGAAAATGCATTACCAGAAAACAAACAATATAAAAAATCGATCTCTTCTGGTaattttttgttagatttttTACCGGACAAAAGGtatacaagaaaattggtaaaattgTTCCTTGTGTGTTGTTATCCCACCTTGTGTACTTCAttgtttagaaaaaaaaaatgaaaacaaagataaaaagaaggaagagaaacaCATTGCTGAAACtgccaaaaaaattttcttcttcaagttcttaattTAGTCCTCATAGAAGGACGCATTTTGTTCCATGTCGTGATAAGGATATATGCCAAATTAGTCCTTGTGCCTATATCTCGCCAGGCAGGCCCGGGGAATCACACCCGTCTCAAGTTTCAACTCACAAATCGCTAGAAACGGTTAATGGCACAAATGAACCAACCTCCTCTAAAGAAGTTCGCCACCATATTTTGTGGAATGGGAGGTTAAGGATTCAAATCTTGCCTCCCATCAAAAAGTTGTCACTTAGTGTGATTTCTCCCATGATGATTGAGTTCCCGTTGATTCCCGATGACCCTGTTGGATCACATCCCTATATTTGAATAGGACTAGGAGTAGAAGTAGGTGTAGATAGTGATAAcagacttaaaaaaaaaaaagattaatggCACAAATGGACCCAATTGATGTAATTTAGACCTTTTGTTTTTTGCTTGAGGATTTTAACTTATTAATTCATGCTGGACCAGAATAACATGGTTTGATCTATACGGAATCGGACATGTATGGTTGAGTTAGATACAATTAGGTACAGTTGTTATATTTCATTCACAAATTAGTGTACACTTAAAGAGATTGTATTTATACATTGAATTAGTGCATAAGAATAAATTTTGTGAGaacaataaaattatataaGAGAACCCAtattatgcaaaaaaaaaatacagcaACTGGACAATTGCATTAAAATTCTAATCACACTTACCCCTGATCCTATGTATAGCATGAACAACTAGAGATGGCAATTTGGATTAAGatccatttatccatccatataatccataattaaatggatttggattatcCATTTATAGTATTGGTTTTAAATGATTGACCAAAGTAAaaccattaaattaaatgaatttatATGAATTATTCACAAAAACCACATATATTCATTTAACGAACAGTATCCGTGTTAGTAGATCTAATCGTGGGGGCAGAGGGCATATTCGAAGCATTACATGAAGTATCCCGGACCCTTCCAATCCGAGTGGGGAAGTAAAGTTTAGTGAGGTAATCGAACGGTAATTGTAATTAAAACCGGAAAacagtaaaaataataaaaaaaaaaaaatccgttTCTGACCcagaaaagagagggagaggagaaaaattttaaaaacgaaagaaagaagaaaagccCATTTACCTCAAGCACTTCAAGCTCAGGAGCACTCTGCAGCAAGCTCCCCCTCTTtcgttttttaattttttttgctgcCTAATGCGTCTCTCTTGTTTTGCTCTGCTGCAAAACTCCAAAAGAGAGCGTTACAACCATTTCTTTTTTGGTTAAGAAAATTAAGGCTGTTCAAGTTATTGACTTCACGTCTGTCATAGATATTTTCTTTTGGATCGTTATGAGATATATGGCATCAGTCTTTTGAACATTATATCCAACAACCATCACGTCTGTTCAAGTGTTTGTTATAGATAAACACTTGATTCTTGCTAATGGCTAATGCGATGCATGCATACAGTACCTATGAGATAAAAGCGTCTATAGAAATATTAAAAAGATTATAATCTGTGGCTAGAGAAAGACAAAGACTGAACAATTCTGATTTATACTGATGTATACTTACTTTATGGAATGAAAAATGTAATATTTGACGAGTAATAAAAAATACATACACAAACACATATAAAATCTAATTAGGTTCCGAATTAATTCCCCTTGGGTGACTGATGGGGATTGATGGAAATACAGGAGCCCACTTGCATTATGAAAAAGTTTTATTTATCtcgccttttctcttttttggtcATGATAACAGCCTGGAAGAGctctctttttttaaaattactaTCAGTTTtcaatatttatttctttattccttgtttattttgattactCCATCATCACTTTAATTCTTCTATAGACTTTTACCCACTTTTAAGTTTGACACAcgccttttaaaaaaaaaaagtttggacACAAAACTTTGCATCGGTTGACGATAGGAATTTactagagaatttttttttttaccaaatcaGTTGGAAATGTCTAGAAATATTGGATTTATTGAACCTCAGGAAAACTTAATACAAACTGGTAATTATCTTGTAATATTAAGATTTCACCTCTTATAACCAATCGTCAATATCATCTTTTTTTGGATGTTATACAAAAAGAATCACTCTTTGAAAATTAACGCAAATATAAACTTCAATGTgccattatatatatatcttccACCTCATAAATTGGATACTTTTTTTAGCTATAAAAATGCCTATCCAATGATCATTTGGTTTGGTTCTTAgctcaaataagaaaataaaaagcgAGAAATCTGAGGGACTAAACGAATTGTTTTGCCTTATTAAAACCGTGTTTCTTGTCTTAATGTCCAACCAAAGCAAAGGAAATGTGTGTGAGTATGCATGATaattaatcaaaatttaaatttgaaattcaaattttatacttCTCTCTCCTGCATCTAAAATTTGCTAGTTTATGCCAGTACCAGTATCTACTCCATCTTAGAAAAATGTGACATGATATGTATTCTAAATGCGTTGATCTTTGATAGAATTAGTGAAAAATCTTGGTGGAAATGCAGGTCCTCTATGTAAATCCCAACATTGGGTATTGCCATTCACTCTTTTCAGTTGCAGTCTATAAGATTTTTGGGAATGTTAAAGAAAACTATTCCTCATGTGTACAAGTGTATATAAAAACTAGAAAGTTGTTTTTCTATAGAGCTAAAAcattaattttcctttttttttttttgtaaattgaATTGTCAAGGCTAAATGCAAAGTATGCCAATAACCAAGGAAATTGAGaagaaattatatataaaaaatcgTTTGTGACTTGTGAGTACCCGATGATAAATGTAGACCTTAATAGATTAACATACAAATATTTGCATTAAAAGTTGTGTTTTGTACGTTGTTGTTTTGGTATTTAcgttttttatattaatttatatattttattattatctgTATTATATATAAAGGAGGAGAGTcccaccaaaagaaaaaaaattggaggAAGGGGATTTTGAAATAAACATATTGTTGTAGCTTTATGTTCTTTTTAAACTATCCTTGATAACTACCCAATATCTCCTTTAACTACCAAGTAGCAACTAACAATTATATTTTCGGATTACTTCTAATTAACTATCTATTTATAAACTTTATTTTGATGAACTTTCTACTATCTAgtgtcaaaaatataaaactaaTTCATCTGAAAATGATTTCGACAAATATACCCAAAActttaataatatttttctaTTAGTTACATGCATGTTGGTGTATATCTTGAACAGTAATATGTATTATTTTAGTGCTTACATCTATCCTGttaatcttttttcttttttttttttgaatgatcTGTCCTGTTAATCTAGATATCATTGCAAGTACGGGGACAATAGAACAGGTAATGGACGCTATTAGACAATTGTTCTAGATAAAAATACCTGTTCTATATATATCTTTTGTTTCTGGTTCAATTTATTGCATCTTAAAATTGATAACCACATGTAATTGCTCAACACGCTATTGAGCTCTTTTTAAGGTCTACGGTGGCTTTTGGCTGAAGCACAGAAGATTGTTTGACCCAGTGGTCGAATCAAGAAAACATTCCATACaaacgaaaataaaaaaataaacaaactaagtGGCATATATATTTAGGGAAGTCTTGAATTCTAATCCTCTTGTTTATTCCTTATTTTTTAAATGTCATCCTTACACCATTAcggtaaataaataaatacaaggtTTTTACCTTGGGAGTCAatgaatttcaaaacaaaaaattgaaaaagctgCAAGCTCATAATCTCTAGTTTTTACTATTTGTAAATACCCCGCGGTCTTCAAAAGCCAAAGAGTGCAGATTGTGAGATAGTATGGCACATAGGGGTGTGCattgaattcgaaatcggtaattcggaagtttgaattcggaatttttcgaaattttggtATCTAATAATTCGATcgaattcgatttcgaattcaccaatttcgaattcgaattcgtaccgaattcaattcggaattcggtaaattccgatttcaccgaattcagaaaaatttatatataattatataatataaaatttattatataatataaattttatattattatattatataaattttatattatattatattatataaattttatattacattataaaaaatatatttatatattaaaaacgaatttgaaatcaaaatcGAAATTCGAATTCAGATTTCGaattgtgaattcgaaatcAGAAATTCCAATTTGAAAAACttcattaccgaattcgaaccaaATTCGAAATATATGAATTCGAAAAACCCGAATTCAATTCCGATTTCCGATTTACCGATTTCAAAATTTTCGgtaaatcgaaatttttcgattttgcacaccCCTAATGGCACAGCTTGAgtcattgaatttttttaaaacctGCGCCAACCTAATGAATAACATGTGTGGTTTTGTCCGCAGTTTTTGGTGACGTCCAAAAATTGTTATAGATTAGATTTAGTTGCCAACAACACGCTGGCTAGCCTTGGatttaatttcctttttgaaCGTCTCCTCCTTATTTCTGATCATTTCGGATCTTAATTTGCATCCACTAAAGTTTATCTTTTTGtgaatggatttttttttttaaaaaaaagaaatgtgcCAGGGCACGTGCAAATATATCTAAATTATATCTAATTTATCAGGTGAATATACACAATTACAATTTTTGCACTTCCCGTGTTCAGATGCTTTACTAAAttaattatagtttaaaaaaaaaaaaaccaactcCTCAAAGTCCTTTCAATAAGCGCCTATTTAGCACATTTAAATATAAACCAAACATGGGGTCGTAATTTGTTGGGAACAGTAATAAGTTATGGGCACAAAGAGAATTGAACCTGTTAACAAATGTTTCTTAATGGAGTTAACAGAGAAAAATTTGCTAATGGAGGTCACAAATGGAGTACAAAATCTGCGTGGAGTTTGAGAAGCCAAATGGATTTAACATTTGCGTGGAGTTTATGCCCACGCGCAAAATCTGTCAATTTCACAATGGAGTTAACAGAGAGGTCCAAGTGGgataaatttgaaagtttagAACACAACGTGCTCAAAAATAACATTGAAGCTGCAAATTGAGAAGccattgaaaaaaattaatggaTGCAAAGTGGAGTTAGAGCTTTAATTAATACTAGTCATCCAGGCACACTCGATACGTGTGTAacttatcaaaaaaaaattttatttgaaagaatcacaaaaatagtgTAAGTGAATATAATTATTTTCTGTAATGTGTAATAAAAAATGTATTATACAGAAATATATACAAttggaagtaaaaaaaaaaatcattagtaAGGGAGAACGTGAGAATGGAAGAGAGGTAATTTCAGTTAAGTAGGATTTGTGTGTCATAATAGAGATAACGATCAAAATGTATATTATCTCCACAGCCTTGCATTGATTTTCATTCCTTTCACAAGTCTTGCAAGTTATAGATCGTAGAAGGCCATGCTTGTATGCCATTGataatgatgggtgcaaagcATATGCAGAATTACCAGTCTAGAAGAATGAAAGGTCTATGCGCACGTTGTTGTCCCTTTGTATACCCATCAGCCGCTAATGGAAGACCAAAAATTGTGTCTGCTACATATTCGTGTCTCAagggaaattttaaaaaaaaaatgaaatttaatcaagaaattggttgttttgggtCCCAAAACCCCAAGGCAAAGCTATCTGCAAAACGCAGGACTGACCAACTCTTGTGGTTATGACTTTTGACTGGTTCTTGTCGGTTGCTTCTAGTGTGCAAACTGGAAAGTAGAGGGAACTCTCCACCGTGGGCAGAAGTATTAACAAGACAACTCAGCTTGGACATCTTTCACATGTCAATTGGGGCCCAACTAAAATAAGGCAACTGGCTGTAGGGTTGGCTTAACAAACCAGCCTTAATGATGGATGGAACTAGATTTACTATCGACCCAAGTCGAtagtcgagctcgaactcgatcaGAATCAGTGCTATTCGAGcccgagctcgagttcgaacgAGTAAAAAAATTTGGACTCGAGCACGACtcgataaaataaaattaagctCAACTCGTTTGAACTCGAGTAAACTCGAGTAAATATCAATCCCAatctactcgagctcgagctcgagttttgaAATAAgcctataattttttttttcaaaatatacaatataAATTTAATATAAAAACTCGATTAAACTCGTCGAGCACTCGAGTATTTATTTTTGGAACTCAAACTCGACTCGTTGAATGTAACGAGTAGCTCGAGCTCGGTCTTTTTACTAAGCCGCTCGCAAGCTCCTCGCGAGCAGCTTGACTTGATTGCACCCCTAGATGGAACCCGGAAAATTTTTTTGCGTGTATTAATGACAACCGGCTGTGAAttaatgacttttttttttttttgcatcaaAACCTGAGTTTTGTTATCGCTAACAAGCTACTTAACATACTAGTCGTGTTTTCAGAATTACGATCTCGACCTTAACATGCCATGTTGGTACCAAATGGATTATAGTTCACTCTACAAGGAATACTTACAGTTGAAAAAGATTCAATTCTTGCATACTAAATAAAAATGTTTTTATGGCAAATGGCAAAGATAAATATGAATGTTAGATTTTACTTTTTAGGACAAAAATGAATATTGCAAAAATGTCAGATTACTTTTTAGGACAAATggcaaaaaataaatatgaatttcatcatttatttaattataaatgAGATCTAACTTTTTTGCCATAAAAAAATGACCTTGTGTAGGTCACATGATTGATTCAAGATAAAAAGTAGTCAAAAACCTAGGTTGGGACAAAATTTTACAAACTTAATTTTGTAAAGGACGTAAAGTTACTATTTTGAAAGTGAATggcaaaaaaattcatttaataaaatatgaataatgttttgaacatttttttcacatttatatatatattgtggATAATTAACAGTCTTAGTTACCTTTTACATTCTAATTACAAGCACTATACAAGTTACTATTAAATATACGATATTAATTTCAATATGCATACATGGTATCTCGAAAGTCAATTACTTCCTTTAGAAATCATACAAAGTTTAAAAGGTTATAAAATTATATGCTTCCATACTGTGAATTTCATCTATGCATTTTGGATTATCTCTTGGTTATTTGTGATTATTTATGTCGTAGAATAATTCATTAATGTAATTAGTTAATTGAAAAACTTCATGTATCAAATGTGATAATTGTGTATATGCAccaattattctttttttttcttttgcatagtCATGGATAGTTGGGATAGCCATCACATTTACAAATTATAAGAATAGTGTTTTttcttaaagaaaaagaaaaatgttggttaaattatattaaatagaattaaaaaaaggtaaatcaaataaagaaaaatcgcTTTTGAACAAATAAGCAGAATTAAAAAATTGAAtggcaaaaattggataaattaCCTTAaacaaatggaaaaaaaaagaagaagggataGTAAATGTGAAAACTATGAAAATGTAGGTACATTTTGTTATAATAGAATACTCAGTGAATGTAGGTGTATGGttatctatactatatataaagtTTGAAGAATGGATCCGGGGTtaacattttataaaatttattttttgcccTTATAAAAACTACTTTTACTTTAACTATCTATAACTATTTAtcactatttttacttttaactATTTAATTATATGTTTTCAACATAACCACCACTAAATATTGTAACTActaatataaaattattttatgaaCATTATTAAAAGATTAAAGTTTGTTTcgataataaaaattttatttaaaatatatgatcatagatattatatattttttgattgCACACACATTGGATGTGCATTTAAACACGGAATTGTAAATGTTATAAATGCTAGTGTATGTTAATTTGAACACGAGATTGTAATTGGCATTTATCTAGATATCTTTGCTTGCTTGTGTCAATGCATTTGCTATCATTAGATAATTCATATCACAACAAAACCTTTAATTTAGCACTAATTACTTTTAAGAGTAAACTTTGATTTTTACGATAATTTGGTTATCCTTATAATTAGATAACATTAATATATTAAAAAGTCTCAAATTTTGACACTATATTACTAgtcaaatttgtgatttatagGTGCCATGTCTAGTACAACTAGTTGCAGAGTTAGAATTTAAATTGGTAACCATCTAGTTATTTCAATAGTTGAAGTGTTCAACCTTTGAAACATTTGTATTATGTGATATatgtttatgattattttatctACAATCTCAATTCTAGTTTCTTGGAGTACTACGTTAATTATATTTATGATTACTTATCTACAAATTCGATATCGATTTGAAAGTCACCATGTTATATCTAAGATTACTTATCTAATttctaaattaaaattaaaatttactaGGTCAATTACTCATTATAGTCGTTAAAATCACGATCCGGATGTAGAATTGTAATTAGGATCAAAATTTTACCCTAAACAAACAAAATCGGTGGGATTGCATTCTAGATCGTAGGATCGTATTATTTCAAGATAttactataaaaaatttttgatcATAACTTTCTATAGAAAACTCGGAATTGAATATCGTCtgtggcattgaaaactagaaTTGAAGCTTTAAGCACATATAAGTGTATCATGCTAATTCCTTACCCACAAAAATGGTGAACATTTAAAATTGATCCATTAAGAAGATGATCGCTTGTAAGTTATCAGTTAGGACACTTATTTGGTCCATAATTTGGAATGGGGCTACGAGCCAATTGAATTGAGCCTAATCAAATTCGCAGCGTAGATAAAACTTCTATTTCAGCTTAATTTTCTATATATTGAAAACATTAAGCTTGAT is part of the Coffea eugenioides isolate CCC68of chromosome 6, Ceug_1.0, whole genome shotgun sequence genome and encodes:
- the LOC113774288 gene encoding protein NLP3-like; the protein is MAIMEAQTSPSPPFSTEGLGPCELSYSHSFNAYNEHNWVFWSTCGNDEGGCGKPHHLSATADGAVIKDQIKWVLQLVMEAISWWRCLVQFWGLVKIGDKTCLTTRDQPFALQYYHCNVTSLLKPCEYRKHCLAYLIPVDGEIIIGPLGRVFRSGLPERVWNVRDYTIREYPQRDYAVSRVEEYWVLPIYHHPTQHLPIGILEIVSPCTLTRLPRRRVLEKLECPPPEVNLTTTCVSPPAEVNSCQDGEIAIIDEALSKVRQIRGLSYDATETWTISGEILSHHRGVDFIRKGQGVVGRAFSSKSACFCRDVGQLSITEYPLVPNARHNGDSACFAVCLQSSCPNNCIYVLEFFLPTNEEDEDEDEADTRDPRTLLNSIMETLKEHLGSSFKIASGQELGQKLTVEVIKVSPEDEYSFEICSTTGTESQPRLEEAQGGDGMMQLDFSSQQVDTANAYINVQQTGIFGSPPRPEHEQGLVNISYQELNLAAVDVAHNSTNGIYEQQNGIVRSPSTTGQELVQNMVSIEHDEPIVEDPQRDGASIEQRDNEVTNLKVPKPSCTLKSDLGITREVLEQNSTRKLEDAAKHIGVSRSTLKRICREYGIKRWPPRKARKVSQAFAVQKTVQPSTEDTHEHHRSDATRVEDDNGMWVKAEYQGRMIKFRLPFSARKIDLEENVVQRLNVAMGSFIIEYQDEDDDRIWITCDGDLRTSMSTLSSLGRTTIKMYIVEDSPSKRDQ